In Crinalium epipsammum PCC 9333, the following are encoded in one genomic region:
- the cobO gene encoding cob(I)yrinic acid a,c-diamide adenosyltransferase — protein sequence MPSTQGTATEVSLTTEQYQKKMQRRKEVQEQRVAQASVEKGLIIVNTGNGKGKTTAALGMVMRSLGHGYKVAIVQFIKGAWEPAEKAVLSQWSDQLEFHAMGEGFSWETQDRDRDIQTANAAWEKALTFITNPDFKLVLLDEVNVALKLGYLSVEQVLAGLEQKQVDTHLILTGRGAPPQLIEKADLVTEMTLIKHPFKEQGVKAQPGIEY from the coding sequence ATGCCATCAACCCAAGGTACTGCAACAGAGGTATCTCTAACGACCGAACAGTACCAGAAGAAAATGCAGCGACGCAAGGAAGTGCAAGAGCAGCGCGTCGCGCAAGCTTCTGTTGAAAAAGGCTTAATTATTGTTAATACAGGTAACGGTAAGGGGAAAACTACGGCTGCTTTAGGTATGGTAATGCGATCGCTTGGTCATGGCTACAAAGTCGCGATCGTGCAATTCATTAAAGGTGCATGGGAACCCGCAGAAAAAGCCGTCCTTAGCCAGTGGTCTGATCAGCTAGAATTTCATGCAATGGGAGAAGGCTTTAGCTGGGAAACTCAAGATCGCGATCGCGATATCCAAACAGCTAATGCAGCTTGGGAAAAAGCCTTAACCTTTATTACCAACCCAGATTTTAAACTGGTGCTATTGGATGAAGTTAACGTTGCTTTAAAGTTAGGTTACTTAAGCGTCGAGCAAGTACTAGCTGGACTAGAGCAAAAGCAAGTTGATACTCACCTGATCCTTACAGGTAGAGGCGCACCACCACAACTAATTGAAAAAGCCGACTTAGTAACTGAAATGACTTTAATTAAGCATCCATTTAAAGAACAAGGGGTCAAGGCTCAACCTGGAATTGAGTATTAA
- a CDS encoding RNA polymerase sigma factor, RpoD/SigA family — translation MPTSNTAKKTTKPLFTADMVRTYLHEIGRVPLLTHEQEIVYGKQVQQMMALIDAKEALAEQQNREPTASEWAAQVHLSEDELTRIITLGQRAKRKMIEANLRLVVAIAKKYQKRNMEFLDLIQEGTLGLERGVEKFDPMRGYKFSTYAYWWIRQAITRAIAQQARAIRLPIHITEKLNKIKKTQRELAQKLGRHATPTEIAVALELEPAQIREYLNIARQPVSLDVRVGDNQDTELSELLEDEGPSPEHFTTQESLRQDLDDLLAELTPQQREVITLRFGLQDGNELSLAKVGQRLNLSRERVRQLEHQALAHLRRRHASVREYVAS, via the coding sequence ATGCCCACTTCTAACACCGCCAAGAAGACAACTAAGCCGCTGTTCACGGCTGACATGGTTCGCACATACTTGCATGAAATTGGGCGCGTGCCACTGCTGACCCACGAACAAGAGATTGTCTACGGTAAGCAAGTTCAGCAAATGATGGCACTGATCGATGCTAAAGAAGCTTTGGCAGAACAGCAAAATCGCGAACCAACTGCATCTGAGTGGGCAGCGCAAGTTCATCTAAGTGAAGACGAACTTACCCGCATTATAACGCTAGGGCAGCGAGCAAAGCGCAAAATGATCGAAGCCAACTTGCGTTTGGTAGTAGCGATCGCCAAAAAGTACCAGAAGCGCAATATGGAATTCTTGGATTTAATTCAAGAAGGTACTTTAGGCTTAGAGCGGGGTGTGGAAAAATTTGATCCCATGCGCGGTTACAAATTTTCGACATACGCATATTGGTGGATTCGTCAGGCAATTACCAGAGCGATCGCCCAACAAGCCCGCGCTATTCGTTTGCCCATCCACATTACCGAAAAGCTCAATAAAATTAAGAAAACTCAGCGAGAACTAGCCCAAAAACTCGGTCGTCACGCTACACCAACAGAGATCGCTGTAGCACTGGAACTAGAACCAGCGCAAATTCGGGAATACTTAAACATTGCCCGTCAACCAGTTTCTCTAGATGTGCGAGTTGGGGATAACCAAGACACTGAACTGTCTGAACTGCTAGAGGATGAAGGTCCTTCTCCAGAGCATTTTACGACACAAGAGTCTCTGCGCCAAGACTTAGATGATTTGCTTGCAGAACTAACTCCCCAACAACGTGAAGTAATTACCCTCCGCTTCGGCTTACAGGATGGTAATGAACTGTCCCTAGCTAAAGTAGGGCAGCGCTTAAACCTCAGTCGCGAACGAGTACGACAACTTGAACACCAAGCTCTTGCTCACCTACGTCGTCGTCATGCCAGTGTGCGCGAGTATGTAGCTAGTTAA
- a CDS encoding helicase HerA domain-containing protein, with the protein MDKPLGTVIQGALSQGLEVRLNPDVSVEDMRVGKFLVVRGFRSDFFCLLTDVTLGTSSARITANPPHPEDDFLQAVLAGSSTYGTINLTPMLMLNREPKSKALNGKSDNGKTTGASLASFKAQSSEEMELLPVKTIPSHFSQVYDATERDFRSVFGWEDDPHRRNFAIGEPLDMDVPICIDLDRFVERSNGVFGKSGTGKSFLTRLLLSGIIRKQAAVNLIFDMHSEYGWEAVSEGKQFSTVKGLRQLFPNDVEVYTLDPESTKRRGVSNAQELYLSYDQLEVEDIMLVQRELNLSEASLENANILRSEFGKSWIIQLLNMTNEEIQIFCEEKRGNKSSVMALQRKLLRLDNLKYMRSTCPHNYIDQILQSLSAGKHVVIEFGSQSDMLSYMLATNMITRRIHHAYVRKADKFLQTKNPSDRPRPLVITIEEAHRFLDSAIVRQTIFGTIAREMRKYFVTLLVVDQRPSGIDNEVMSQIGTRITALLNDDKDIEAIFTGVSGGQSLRSVLSKLDSKQQALILGHAVPMPVVVRTRPYDEQFYREIGDTAWAEKSDEDVFSAAEAAIADLGF; encoded by the coding sequence TTTGGTAGTAAGGGGTTTTCGCTCAGATTTCTTCTGTCTCCTCACCGATGTAACATTAGGGACATCAAGTGCGCGGATAACTGCGAATCCTCCCCACCCAGAAGACGATTTTTTACAAGCAGTGCTGGCTGGCAGTAGCACTTATGGCACAATTAACTTAACGCCCATGTTAATGCTGAACCGTGAACCTAAGTCTAAGGCGTTAAATGGTAAGTCTGATAATGGCAAAACTACTGGGGCATCCTTAGCATCTTTTAAAGCACAAAGTAGTGAAGAGATGGAATTGTTACCAGTCAAAACAATTCCTAGCCACTTCAGCCAAGTTTATGATGCTACTGAACGTGATTTCCGCTCGGTATTTGGTTGGGAAGACGACCCTCATCGGCGCAACTTTGCTATTGGTGAACCACTAGATATGGATGTGCCAATATGTATAGATTTAGATCGATTTGTAGAACGCAGCAACGGTGTTTTTGGTAAATCAGGTACAGGTAAATCTTTTCTTACCCGACTACTGCTATCTGGAATTATCCGCAAGCAAGCTGCTGTTAACTTAATTTTTGATATGCACTCAGAATATGGCTGGGAAGCTGTATCTGAAGGTAAGCAATTTAGTACTGTTAAAGGGTTGCGGCAACTTTTCCCTAATGATGTCGAAGTATATACCCTAGATCCTGAATCTACAAAACGTCGGGGTGTATCTAATGCTCAAGAACTTTATCTAAGTTATGACCAACTAGAAGTAGAAGATATCATGCTGGTGCAGAGAGAATTAAACCTTTCTGAAGCCAGTTTAGAAAACGCTAATATTTTACGCAGCGAGTTTGGCAAGTCTTGGATTATCCAGTTGTTAAATATGACTAACGAGGAAATCCAGATTTTCTGCGAAGAAAAGCGGGGAAATAAGTCTTCTGTGATGGCACTGCAACGCAAACTTCTACGCCTAGATAACCTTAAATATATGCGTAGTACTTGCCCTCACAATTATATTGATCAAATATTGCAATCTTTAAGTGCTGGCAAGCACGTAGTAATTGAGTTTGGTTCCCAGTCGGATATGCTCTCTTATATGCTGGCAACTAATATGATTACTAGGCGGATTCACCACGCTTATGTGCGAAAAGCGGACAAGTTTTTACAAACCAAAAATCCGAGCGATCGCCCGCGTCCATTAGTGATTACAATAGAAGAAGCCCATCGTTTCCTTGATTCTGCGATCGTTCGCCAAACGATTTTTGGCACAATCGCCCGCGAAATGCGTAAATACTTTGTTACCCTATTGGTGGTAGATCAGCGCCCCTCTGGAATTGATAACGAAGTCATGTCCCAAATAGGCACACGCATCACCGCCTTACTCAACGATGACAAAGATATTGAAGCCATCTTCACAGGCGTTTCTGGGGGACAAAGTTTACGCTCAGTGCTGTCTAAACTCGATTCTAAGCAACAAGCTTTAATTCTAGGTCATGCTGTCCCAATGCCAGTAGTAGTGCGTACCCGTCCCTACGATGAGCAATTCTATAGAGAAATTGGCGATACCGCTTGGGCAGAAAAGTCTGATGAAGACGTATTCAGCGCAGCAGAAGCAGCTATAGCAGACTTAGGATTTTGA